GCCCTGCGTTCCGCGGGTACCCGCATCAAGTAGTCGGCGCAGCAGGTAGTCGGTACGACGGAGCCCCCTCGACCCTTCCCGGTCGAGGGGGCTCCGTCATGTCCTGAGGGCTACTGCTTCAGCTCCGCGTACGCCTCGGCGCTGCTGTCCTTGAGGAAGGTCCAGCACCGCTCCGCCTCCTCGGTCTCCTGGATCGCCTCGGCGGCCCGGGCGAGCCCGGCCAGGCAGCGCAGGAAGCCGCGGTTGCCCCGGTGCTCCCACGGCACCGGCCCGTGGCCCTTCCAGCCGGCCCGCCGCAGCGAATCGAGACCCCGGTGGTACCCGGTGCGCGCGTACGCGTACGACTCGACGACCCGCCCGGCGTCGAACGCGTCGTCCGCCAGCATCGCCCAGGCCAGCGAGAAGGTCGGGAACGCCGCGGCGACCTGGGTCGGCGAGGCCGACTCCTCACCCAGCATCCGGTAGGGCTGCTCGTCCTCCGGCAGGCGGGTCGGCTCGGGGCCGCCGAGGAGGTTCTGGTGAATACTCATACGTGCAGTCTGCCAGCCGAGCCGACCGGGTCAACCACGACCGTTGGGCGGCGGCGCGAAGATCCGGTGTCCCTGCCGCCGGGTGGCCGGGGTTCCCGGGGCTCGGCCCGGTTCCAGGGAACTGGTGGGGCGACGGGTATCGTCCTGCTCGACAGTGCGTCAGTTCTGCCGGCCGACCAGAGAGCTTCCGTAGTGCGAGCCAACCCCAGCAGCTCCCCCGCCCCGAGCCGTCGGCGTGCCGCCAGCGCGCGACGGCGGAAGCAGCGGGTGCTGCGGCGCAGGCGGCAGGTGTTCGGGGTCGGGCTGGTCGCGGTGCTGACGGTGATCGGCGGCGCCGTGTACAAGCTGACCGGTGACTCCGCCGGGACGCCGACCGGTGCGGCCACCACG
This genomic interval from Kitasatospora gansuensis contains the following:
- a CDS encoding DUF3151 domain-containing protein, which translates into the protein MSIHQNLLGGPEPTRLPEDEQPYRMLGEESASPTQVAAAFPTFSLAWAMLADDAFDAGRVVESYAYARTGYHRGLDSLRRAGWKGHGPVPWEHRGNRGFLRCLAGLARAAEAIQETEEAERCWTFLKDSSAEAYAELKQ